The following are encoded in a window of Camarhynchus parvulus chromosome 1A, STF_HiC, whole genome shotgun sequence genomic DNA:
- the IFRD1 gene encoding interferon-related developmental regulator 1: MPKPKKRGSNHQRGAGGQPRNVQPFSDEDASIETMSHCSGFSDPASFTEDGPEVDEEATQEDLEYKLKGFIDLTLDKSAKTRQAALESLKSAFSSKILYEFIMERRMTLTDSIERCIKKGKSDEQCAAAGLACLLCVQMGSGIESEEIFKTLGPVLKKIVCDGTASIQARQACATCLGICCFIVTDDITELYSTMECLENVFMKAYQRDRDTNGVSSTHNTVLHVSALLAWTLLLTICPMNEVKKKIEMHLHKLPSLLSCDDLNMRIAAGETLALLFELARETDADFFYEDMDLLTEKLRALATDGNKHRAKVDKRKQRSVFRDVLRAVEERDFPTEMVKFGPERMYIDCWVKKQTYETFKEILGSGMQYHLQSNDFLRNVFELGPPVMLDAATLKTMKISRFERHLYNSAAFKARTKARSKCRDKRADVGEFF; encoded by the exons ATGCCCAAGCCTAAGAAGCGGGGGAGCAACCACCAGCGCGGAGCCG GTGGTCAGCCCAGAAACGTGCAGCCTTTTAGTGATGAAGATGCTTCAATTGAAACCATGAGCCACTGCAGTGGCTTCAGTGATCCTGCTAGCTTCACTGAGGATG GGCCCGAAGTTGATGAAGAAGCTACTCAAGAAGACTTAGAATACAAGTTGAAGGGATTTATTGATCTTACATTGGACAAGAG TGCAAAGACAAGACAAGCAGCCCTTGAAAGTCTGAAAAGtgcattttcttctaaaatactATATGAATTTATCATGGAGAGGAGAATGACCCTAACTGATAGCATTGAGCGCTGCATAAAGAAAG GTAAGAGCGATGAAcagtgtgcagctgctgggctggcgTGTCTTCTGTGTGTGCAGATGGGGTCAGGAATTGAAAGCGAGGAGATTTTTAAGACCCTTGGTCCAGTTCTGAAGAAGATTGTCTGTGATGGAACAGCCAGTATCCAGGCCAGACAGGCT TGTGCAACCTGCTTAGGGATTTGCTGTTTCATCGTGACTGATGACATTACG GAGCTGTACTCTACTATGGAATGCCTGGAAAACGTCTTCATGAAGGCCTATCAGCGGGATAGAGACACTAATGGTGTATCAAGTACCCATAATACTGTGCTTCACGTCAGTGCTCTCTTGGCGTGGACATTGCTGTTGACCATTTGTCCAATGAACgaagtgaagaagaaaattgaaat GCACTTGCATAAACTTCCAAGCCTGCTGTCTTGCGATGATCTCAACATGAGAATAGCTGCTGGAGAAACACTAGCACTTCTGTTTGAACTGGCACGTGAAACAGATGCT GATTTCTTTTATGAAGATATGGACCTTCTAACAGAGAAACTAAGAGCTCTGGCTACTGATGGAAACAAGCACCGGGCCAAAGTGGATAAAAGAAAGCAGCGATCTGTCTTCAGAGACGTTCTGCGGGCTGTTGAG GAGCGTGACTTCCCCACAGAGATGGTGAAGTTTGGGCCTGAGCGCATGTATATTGACTGCTGGGTTAAAAAACAAACGTACGAGACCTTCAAGGAGATTTTGGGCTCGGGGATGCAATACCATTTGCAG TCAAATGACTTTCTTCGGAATGTGTTTGAGCTTGGTCCACCAGTAATGCTGGATGCTGCAACTCTTAAAACAATGAAGATATCCCGTTTTGAAAGG caCTTGTACAACTCTGCAGCATTCAAGGCTCGGACGAAGGCTAGAAGTAAATGTCGTGATAAAAGAGCAGAtgtgggggaatttttttag